In the genome of Balneolaceae bacterium, the window TCCGTACTGCTCGGTTAGATTATCCAGTGACTGCCGAAATGAATCTATTATGAGATCAGGAAGTGTTTCTCTTTCCGGTGTTTGATGGTTATCAAACCAGGATGATTCTGGTTCCTCTAAAATCAGATCGAGCGTGATATCACGTTCAGGCCATCGCATTGGGTAATGGGTGTCATATTCATCAGACCAGATTTTATGAAACAGTGTTTCCCACCACTCTTTAAAAACAGAAGGTTCAATTTTATCCCCGTCATTCCAGTAGTTCCAGTCCTGCAAATTCTCAATAATCTGCTGCTCTTGTACGGATAAATCAACATGTTGAATATTCTCCAAAAGAATCGGCAACAGGTGAAATGCATGATAGCTGAAATTATCCATTTGCAGATCTTTAAAATCCTCTACGGTTATATCTTCCATTTTACGAAGCTGGTCATTTATCCGCTTTCCCCGCTCGTAAGGTGCAAAGGATTCTCCAAGATAATAGGGATAGCTCTCGTCAGTCGGATATTGATTGGAGGCACTTAAGAACCCTCGTTCGGGATTTAGTGAAAATGGATTTTGTTCATAGGGGATGAATTCGTGCCAGTCGTATCTTGAATTGCTGCCGTCTGAAACTGTGCGTCCCTGGTATTTCCATTTCAAGGGAAATTGTCCTCCGGTTTGAACAGCAATATTCCCATCTGTTCCACCGTAATTCATATTTTGTGCAGGTGCCTGAAATGTTCTGAACGCTTCCTTGAAATCTTTATAATTTTTGGCCCGGTTCAGCTTATAGAAAGTCAGCAATTCGTTTGAAGGCTCATGCACCATCCACCGCAGCGCCATCTCATTCTGAATTTGCCTGCTGAGAGGTATATCACGGACAGATTCATAGACCGGCCCGTGATGAGTAAAGAGGATCGTATCATGAACTGCCTCTTCGCCTTTCACTTCGATTGTTTCCACTCTTTCGTTTACCGGCAGCCACTCCCCGTCATGAAGATATTCGTTTTTAGATTCATCCCGGAATGTAATTTCATACCAATCCATCACATCGGCTCCGGTATTGGTGGATCCCCAGGCTATATTTTCATTAAAACCGACAATTACGGTTGGCGCGCCTTGCAGGGTAACTCCATAGACGTTGGAGGTAGGTGTTTGAAGCTGAATTTCATACCAGATGGAAGGAACGGTCATGTTGAGGTGCATGTCATTTGATAATATCGGGTAGCCGCCGGCTGTTTTAGAACCGTCCACCACCCAGTTGTTACTGCCGTTGAGACGATCAGGCTGCCATAATTGAATTTTATCATTGTAACGGGGGGTGTACAACGAATCCGGTTTATCGATTTGAAGTGGGTTAAAATCCCACTCTTTGCTGTTTGGAATTATGGGATCCACAAATGAAGACCGGCTGCTTAAAAACCGGTTCACAAACTCTTCTCCAAAATGAGCCAGCGTATTACTTGTAATTACATCTTCCGACCTGCCTGCCAGCATCTGAGACATATATTTGAGTAGTAAAGCCGAATTGAAGGGTTTCCATTCCACAGGTTCTGCATTTAAAATCTTGTATTCCAATGGATAATCCTTTTCACTCAGTGATTTGATGTAAGCGTTTACTCCGTCTGAATACGACCGGATGACACTGCTTATTATCTCATCTTTCAACATACCCTCCATTGCCTGTTCTGCACCATACATCATACCAAGTCTTCGCTGGTTTTTGTCGTACTCAAGCAAATCAGGTCCCAGCCATTCCGAGAGCATTCCTCCTGCTGCCCGAATCTGCAACTCCATCTGGAAAAGTCGGTCGCGTGCCGTCACATACCCCTGAGCGAAATAAAGATCGTGATCATTTTGGGCGAAAATATGTGGAACGCTGCGTTCATCATAGTAAATTTCAACAGGCTCCTGTAATCCCTCCAGATTTAAATCTATAGAACCTGTTAGTTCTCTTTTTTCAGCATTCCCCCAAAACCCCTCAATAGGATGAAAAAAAGAACCTAACGGCGGTACAGAACCAAACGGGGTGGACAGTAAAATAAGAATTGCTGTAAGCAGCAGTACAGAAAGAAACAGTGAGACTTTCTTGGCCATAGAGTATTGTTTTAATGATTGAAGAAGTGAACATAAAAAAGATTTTTGAAATATGGTCAATTGTTTGGGGCCCGTGGTTCGTTGTTTATTGACATCCACAGACAGCCCGCAGCTGACCTCCACAAAATGTTACCAATACAACAACTTCATACAGAACACACTGCCACCACTCTTTAGAAATTCATACGTACTGAATTGGTGCACGGAAAAGCCGGCCTCTCTAAGTTTTTTATTCACATCTGTACAGCCCTTCTGGATCAACACATTTTTTCCGTCTGGAGAGACAGCATTCACTGCCAGCAGTTTCTCAGCCTCGTATTTCGTGGCCGTTATTACGGTATCAAACAGAGCATGAATCATCTCGAGTCCTTCACCTGTAAACGCATTCGGATATATCAAAGCAGTTGATTCGTTTAGCATACTGATACATGTATCCAGGTGATAAAACGATTCATCGATTAACTGAAGAGCAATAACGGGGACATCAAGTTTGCCGGAAAGCTGCTCATAAGCGTTAAGAGATGACCGAAAGCCGTATCCTCCCCAAAGCAGTTCCCGCTTGAAATGCCAGAGGGCATCTCCCATCCCTTCAAAATTTTGGACTTCACGTTCATCCAGGTGAAGAATTTCATAATCCTTTGTTTGAAACCACTCCTCAATGGCATCCACCTCCGGCTTTCGCTGGGGCGTTTTCATGATGCCCATTACAACTTTCTTGTTCCCCTCCTGATCCACAAAGGGCAGGCTTTGATTGGCACAAAAAACCATATCGGGCAGGCCTTTTTTGCCCTCCAGAATTTCTACATCCACGTTTAGTTTTTTAAAACCTTCTACAAGATGGATCCACTCATTTTGAGCTTGTTTTTTATCCACACCCCCAATTTGCCCTTTCATATGCGGATTGATTACATATTCCACATCAAAATAGGTGGGTTTAACCATAAGTACTTTTGAGGGCACCGGCATCGCCGGCAGATCGGAAATATTAAAATCAATTTGATCCGCAGATGTATAAACTTCACTCATATTTTACCCTTTTAGAAATGCTCCAATGACTTTACAGACGTACTTTTTTTATGATACAAATATACGGTTTATTTAAGGGAATTAATATGATATCTGTATCATCTCTAAACATATATGAACTGCTAATCCATTCATCTTTCATCGCTTTATAAACTGACCCGACAGGATCAAATACGAATAGGAGGCTGTCCAAAAAGGATGTGAGAGAAATCAATATTCTTATTTTTGTCATACCGGACCCCGATCCGGTATCTCCAAGCACAGTTAAAGAGTGGAGATTCTGTCCCAAGGACTCCTTTGGAGAATCGAGTTCAGAATGACATTCTTTTTGGACAGCCTCAAAATAAAAGTAGAATAGAGAAAACCCCGAAGGGCTTGAACTGCCCACCTCCATTACAATCTCATAAACACTCATCCGTTCCTCTTCACACTTGGTGAATCTTCAGGAAACCATTAGCTTAAAACCATGCTGTTAGATCCGGATCTGCTTACACAACTTGCCCCGCTCGACCTGAAAGCCCGAACCATTGTTGAAGGTTTTATTGCAGGATTACACCGTAGTCCCTATCACGGGTTTAGTGTAGAATTTGCCGAGCATCGTCCCTACAACCAGGGAGATGATTTTAAGCATATAGACTGGAAAGTCTATGGAAAGACCGAACGGTTTTATGTGAAACGGTACGAAGCTGAAACCAATCTGCGTGCCCATATCGTGTTGGATATAAGCAGTTCTATGTATTTCAAGCACTTTGCTGAATGGAGCAAACTTCGCTATTCCATTCATTATGTGGCTGCTCTCATCCACATGATGCACCGACAGCGCGATGCCACCGGCCTCATTACATTCGATGAAGATATCGTGCAGCGTTTTCCTGCAAGATCCTCATACAGCCATGTTCGGTTACTGTTTGGCGAACTGGAAAAACTGCTGTCAGAAGAGTCCAAAAAATCAAAGGAACAAAGAGTTTCTGCATCTGCAAAAGCCCTGCATAAACTGGCAGAAACACTAAAACGAAGAAGTCTCGTAATCATCGTTAGTGATCTTTTTGAAAACGTTCAGGGGCACGAAGATCTGATCTCATCCCTCCGGCATCTGAAACATCAAAAACATGAGGTTCTCCTGCTAAACGTTCTTGAAAAGAGAAGCGAGCGTGAGCTGGATTTCCCGGATGGAAAATTTCTGTTTGAGGATATGGAAACCGGTTCAGAACTGGAAGTTATTCCGGCCCAGGTAAAAAAAGATTACAGGAAAAAAGTAGAGGAATACTCTCAAAAATTTAGAATAGCATGCAGTAAAGCCGGGGTTGATTTCGAAGAGATCGACACACAGAGTCCATTCGATCTGGCCCTGTTAGCCTATCTTAATAAACGAAAGCGGCTGGCGTAGGCCCCGAAATCCTGTCAGGTGACTTTCACCCGTTTCAGAATTTTATTCAACAATGTAAGCGACAAACGTTTTACATAAATAGCCAAAATTTCTGTCCCGCCGATATAAACTTCTTCTTTTTTCTTAGCCAGCTTTGGTAAAAGTTTTTTCGCAAACTCGTCCGGTGTCATCGCTTTTTTGTGGGCATCTCCCATCTGCTTGTACTTCTCTCCTTCTGCTGTCAAGGCATTATAGGTGATATTTGTTTTTATGTAGCCGGGGCAAACCAGTGTTACATCAATATTATCGGAATAAACTTCCTGCCTGAGACAATCAAACCAACCGTGCAGAGCGTGTTTGGAAGCGGCATAAGCGGATCTGTATTTTGTGCCCAGTTTTCCCATCACACTGCTGATAACCACGATATGCCCGCTTTTTTGATCGATAAAGGTTGGCAGCAACGCTTTTGTGAGAGCCACGGCTCCAAAAAAGTTAACCTCCATCAATTTTCGAACAGATTCCATGGTGGAATTAACTGCATACGCTCTCTGGCTGATTCCTCCATTGTTAATCAACATATCTACCGTGCCGAAAAATTCTTCTGCTTTTTCAACCTTCTCCGGAAAAGAGGCTTGATCTGCAAGGTCAAGAGGAAGAATTTGTACGCTTTTTTCGCTATTTTCACAACTGTTTTTAACTCTCTCTAACTCCTTCATGCGACGTGCAGAAAGAATGACATATGCTCCTTTTTTATTAAATTCATATGCCAAAGCTTCGCCAATTCCTGAGGAGGCTCCGGTAATCCAAACCACTTTTTTTTGTAGATTCATCGGGTTTTATTCGTTGATACCGTTTGTTTTAAAATACAGTTTGCCAACAGAAAATTCGACCTCTAAGTTTGTAAAGAATCTTTCCGTCAAATGATTATTTTAGAACTATTGAACAGATGACCTGTCAAAAAGAATAACTTTTTTTATGATTCCTAAACATACCATTTTACTGGTCGAAGATGAAGAAGAGCCCGCAGAAATGCTTGCAAATTATCTTGAAATGGATGATTACAAAGTACTTCTGGCTCACGACGGACGCGAAGCTTTGGATCTGATCGAGAAACATGCCAGTGACATTCACCTTGCTGTGTTAGATATTATGGTTCCGTATGTAGATGGTAAAGAGATCTGCAGTGTCATCCGAAAACACCCTGTTTTGAGCGATATTCCTGTGATATTTCTCACAGCCAGAGACAAAGAAAAAGATGAAATTGAAGGTTTAGAACTCGGTGCTGACGATTATATATCCAAGCCGGCAAGCTTGAAACTGGTAAAAGCTCATGTAGAATCTCTTCTTCGAAGACAGCTTCCTCAAAACAGTAAATGGATTCATCACGGAGATCTGTTGCTGGATACAAATGGAAAAGATCTCTACCATAATGACAAACGTATTGAACTAACCTCAACAGAATACACACTTATTGAACTCTTTTTTCAGAACCCAAAACGAGTGTACAGCCGGCAGGAGATCCTGGAACATATTGGCGGAGATGATAAATTTGTTTTCGATCGTACGGTAGATGTACATATTAAAAATCTGCGATTGAAACTGGGTGATGCTTCCGATATGATTAAAACGTATCGGGGTATTGGCTATGGATTGAATCGGGATCTGATGAGTGTATAGAGCTAATTTTTTAGCCGTCAGACCGCTCCAAGCGGTCAGACGGCTGGCGCGAATTTAAACCACTTATTTGAGAGAGCCAACGAACAATTATCAACTGACCACAAACCATAATAATGAGTATTCGCTCGAAACTGGCCTGGACGTTTATCCTTTTGTTGATTTTTGGTATTACGGCTATCAGCAGCTACTCTATTCTTTTTATCCGAAATTACCTCCTTGAACAAGGCGAAGAGCAGATTATCCACGATTCGGAATGGCTCGCCATCACTATTCAAAACCTTCAGGTTGACGGTAATTTTGAAACCAACCTCAACGAAGCCGCTCGAACATCCGGTTATCGAATGGCTATTTATGATGATGAAGGTGCCCTCTTTGCCGAGGTGCCCTATAACCGGCAGGTTCAGGCTGAGGAGATGTTGAGCGATACCCTTATGCAAGAGATTGAGCAACAAAACGAGGTTCTACTTCAGGACGATACCGAGTCTGAACAGCTGATCACATTTACTTATTTAGAGAGTACCGAAAATCCCGCAAGATATCTCCAGGTTAGAATTTTTAAAGACCAGGTCTATGCACCCATCAAAACTATTCGCTGGATTATCTACACAGGAATGTTTATTTCCATCGGGCTGGTCATTATTGTCAGCATTCTCTTCTCGCGATACATCTCCCGCCCCATTCTTGAGTTGGAGTCTACAGCACGGGATATTGCGCAGGGAAACACCAACCGCACCATCAACCTCGATAGAAAAGATGAGTTCGGTACACTTGCAGATTCACTCAACCAAATGGCCGACCGGCTCCGGGCTGACAACCTGGAAGTAAAACGGATGTATCAAAAACAGAGCCAGTTTTTTGCAGATATTACTCACGAAATTCGAAATCCGCTGCATACCATTTCCGGAGCTTTGGAAATGCTTGAGATGCACGACCTGGATGAAGATCAAAAAAAGAAATATATCAAAACGGCATCGCGGCAAACGCACCGGATCAATCGCCTGTTTAAAGATCTCGTAACTCTTCAGCGGTACGATTCGGATGATCATTTCATTGAAAAAAGACCGTTTGATTTGCAGTTACTTATCAGCACTTTAACTGATTTGCTGGAGCCTGAAGCCGAAGAGAAAGGAATTTCGTTAACGTACGACGGCCAACCAGCACAGGTACTGGGAGATCCTGATAAAATAGAACAGGTTCTGGAAAACCTGGTTTCCAACGCCATTAAATTTACCAATGAAGGCAGTATTCAAATCAATACGCACACTGAAGGCAATCATGTAATTCTTGAAGTAGAGGATACCGGAATTGGTATATCAGAAGAACACCTGGAACGGCTTTTTGACCGGTTTTACCGAACAGACAAAGCGCGTTCGCGAGATAAGGGCGGAACCGGCCTCGGCCTGGCCGTTGTAAGGAGTATTTTAAACGCTCACGGCACAGAAATTCATGTTGAGAGCGAACCCGGGAAAGGATCTAAATTTTGGTTTGAGCTTGAAAAAGTCTGATTAAAAACTAAAATCACCTGTCAAGGTCTGAAATCAACAATTTTAATGGCCGGGGTGATTGAATAGATCAAATCTACATAAGCATCTCTTCACGTTTCCTTCATAATAAAATTGTTGTTTTGTTGATTGGAAAGGAAATGTCCGTATTTAATGCAAAGTAGTTTATGAAAATTGGTGTTGTTTTAATGAACCTGGGAGGGCCTACACATGAAGAAAATGTGAGGATTTTTCTCAAAAACCTGTTCAGTGATGAAGATATTATCAAGCTTGGAGGCGGAACCGCACAAAACATTTTTGCCAGCCTGATCTCTAAATTTCGCGCACCCAGTGTTGCTGAAGATTACAAAGAGATTAACGGCTGCCCGAAGGGATGCACGGGGAGTAAGTATTGCATGAACCGGCAAAATAAAGTGGTATCTGATTGCTGCTCGCCGATTAATGGGCTAACAGAATCACAGCGGCGAAATCTTGAAAAATATTTTAAGAACAATCTCCCCGGGCAAGATATAAAGGTTTATACCTGTATGAGATACTGGCTGCCGTTTGCTGATACCATTATGGATGAAATGGTAGAGGATGAAATTACTCACACAGTTTTACTTCCTCTGTATCCTCAATTTTCATGGACTACAACAGGAAGCAGTTTCAGGGATTGGGAAAACGTAGTAAAAGAAAAATTTCCTGATGGCAAAGCTCCCTGGAAAGAGTTTCATGTAAAGAATTATCATCGGAATGAGAGCTATTTGAAGGCGATCAATGACCGTATCGATGAAGCTCTTGCCGAGATGGATGACGACACCCGCCAGAAAACACATTTTATATTCAGTGCTCACGGAACCCCGCTTTTAGAAGTTCGAAGCGGCGATCCCTATACCGTTGAAATAAAAGAAACCATGGAAGCGGTAATGGAGCGGCGGGAGGAAAAAAACTCTTATTGGCTCGGATTTCAGTCTAAAGTTGGTCCGCAGAAATGGACGCAACCGAATACCGTAGATCTTGTACAGAGACATCTGGAATATGGAATCAAAAACTTTTTGATGATTCCGATTGCATTTGTAACCGATCATATTGAAACTTTATATGAATTGGGCGTTGAACTCGTTGAGGATTTAGAAGAAGAGGGATTTGAATTTGAAAATATGCAGGTGATGAAAGGGCTCAACGATCACCCCGATTTTATTAAAGCATTGGCAGAAGAAACCACTCATTGCCTGCGACATGAATTAGATATTGAAGAACTTCAATCGGATAAAAAAGAATCAAACAAAGTAGTTAACGCTTAGATATGGTTCATCCAACCGTACAGGATTATATTGCTATTGGAATCAACCACTGGGATGCCCCCGTGGAGATACGGGAAAAATTTAGCCTCCTTGAAGAAAAAAAGCAGCTAATGCTGCAGGGAGCCCGTCGCGAAGGTATTGATAGCATGTTTATTGTATCTACCTGTAACCGAACCGAGGTT includes:
- a CDS encoding penicillin acylase family protein; protein product: MAKKVSLFLSVLLLTAILILLSTPFGSVPPLGSFFHPIEGFWGNAEKRELTGSIDLNLEGLQEPVEIYYDERSVPHIFAQNDHDLYFAQGYVTARDRLFQMELQIRAAGGMLSEWLGPDLLEYDKNQRRLGMMYGAEQAMEGMLKDEIISSVIRSYSDGVNAYIKSLSEKDYPLEYKILNAEPVEWKPFNSALLLKYMSQMLAGRSEDVITSNTLAHFGEEFVNRFLSSRSSFVDPIIPNSKEWDFNPLQIDKPDSLYTPRYNDKIQLWQPDRLNGSNNWVVDGSKTAGGYPILSNDMHLNMTVPSIWYEIQLQTPTSNVYGVTLQGAPTVIVGFNENIAWGSTNTGADVMDWYEITFRDESKNEYLHDGEWLPVNERVETIEVKGEEAVHDTILFTHHGPVYESVRDIPLSRQIQNEMALRWMVHEPSNELLTFYKLNRAKNYKDFKEAFRTFQAPAQNMNYGGTDGNIAVQTGGQFPLKWKYQGRTVSDGSNSRYDWHEFIPYEQNPFSLNPERGFLSASNQYPTDESYPYYLGESFAPYERGKRINDQLRKMEDITVEDFKDLQMDNFSYHAFHLLPILLENIQHVDLSVQEQQIIENLQDWNYWNDGDKIEPSVFKEWWETLFHKIWSDEYDTHYPMRWPERDITLDLILEEPESSWFDNHQTPERETLPDLIIDSFRQSLDNLTEQYGTDTENWKWGFVNDTDFGHAGQIPGLGVPDIFTGGGDESVNAVRGSHGPSWRMIVELDPDGVRGYGVYPGGQSGNPGSKTYSEFVETWRTGELFELQFLREKPEISERFPLVIKME
- a CDS encoding arginine deiminase family protein, translating into MSEVYTSADQIDFNISDLPAMPVPSKVLMVKPTYFDVEYVINPHMKGQIGGVDKKQAQNEWIHLVEGFKKLNVDVEILEGKKGLPDMVFCANQSLPFVDQEGNKKVVMGIMKTPQRKPEVDAIEEWFQTKDYEILHLDEREVQNFEGMGDALWHFKRELLWGGYGFRSSLNAYEQLSGKLDVPVIALQLIDESFYHLDTCISMLNESTALIYPNAFTGEGLEMIHALFDTVITATKYEAEKLLAVNAVSPDGKNVLIQKGCTDVNKKLREAGFSVHQFSTYEFLKSGGSVFCMKLLYW
- a CDS encoding DUF58 domain-containing protein codes for the protein MLLDPDLLTQLAPLDLKARTIVEGFIAGLHRSPYHGFSVEFAEHRPYNQGDDFKHIDWKVYGKTERFYVKRYEAETNLRAHIVLDISSSMYFKHFAEWSKLRYSIHYVAALIHMMHRQRDATGLITFDEDIVQRFPARSSYSHVRLLFGELEKLLSEESKKSKEQRVSASAKALHKLAETLKRRSLVIIVSDLFENVQGHEDLISSLRHLKHQKHEVLLLNVLEKRSERELDFPDGKFLFEDMETGSELEVIPAQVKKDYRKKVEEYSQKFRIACSKAGVDFEEIDTQSPFDLALLAYLNKRKRLA
- a CDS encoding SDR family oxidoreductase, producing the protein MNLQKKVVWITGASSGIGEALAYEFNKKGAYVILSARRMKELERVKNSCENSEKSVQILPLDLADQASFPEKVEKAEEFFGTVDMLINNGGISQRAYAVNSTMESVRKLMEVNFFGAVALTKALLPTFIDQKSGHIVVISSVMGKLGTKYRSAYAASKHALHGWFDCLRQEVYSDNIDVTLVCPGYIKTNITYNALTAEGEKYKQMGDAHKKAMTPDEFAKKLLPKLAKKKEEVYIGGTEILAIYVKRLSLTLLNKILKRVKVT
- a CDS encoding response regulator transcription factor, with translation MIPKHTILLVEDEEEPAEMLANYLEMDDYKVLLAHDGREALDLIEKHASDIHLAVLDIMVPYVDGKEICSVIRKHPVLSDIPVIFLTARDKEKDEIEGLELGADDYISKPASLKLVKAHVESLLRRQLPQNSKWIHHGDLLLDTNGKDLYHNDKRIELTSTEYTLIELFFQNPKRVYSRQEILEHIGGDDKFVFDRTVDVHIKNLRLKLGDASDMIKTYRGIGYGLNRDLMSV
- a CDS encoding HAMP domain-containing sensor histidine kinase; translation: MSIRSKLAWTFILLLIFGITAISSYSILFIRNYLLEQGEEQIIHDSEWLAITIQNLQVDGNFETNLNEAARTSGYRMAIYDDEGALFAEVPYNRQVQAEEMLSDTLMQEIEQQNEVLLQDDTESEQLITFTYLESTENPARYLQVRIFKDQVYAPIKTIRWIIYTGMFISIGLVIIVSILFSRYISRPILELESTARDIAQGNTNRTINLDRKDEFGTLADSLNQMADRLRADNLEVKRMYQKQSQFFADITHEIRNPLHTISGALEMLEMHDLDEDQKKKYIKTASRQTHRINRLFKDLVTLQRYDSDDHFIEKRPFDLQLLISTLTDLLEPEAEEKGISLTYDGQPAQVLGDPDKIEQVLENLVSNAIKFTNEGSIQINTHTEGNHVILEVEDTGIGISEEHLERLFDRFYRTDKARSRDKGGTGLGLAVVRSILNAHGTEIHVESEPGKGSKFWFELEKV
- the hemH gene encoding ferrochelatase — encoded protein: MKIGVVLMNLGGPTHEENVRIFLKNLFSDEDIIKLGGGTAQNIFASLISKFRAPSVAEDYKEINGCPKGCTGSKYCMNRQNKVVSDCCSPINGLTESQRRNLEKYFKNNLPGQDIKVYTCMRYWLPFADTIMDEMVEDEITHTVLLPLYPQFSWTTTGSSFRDWENVVKEKFPDGKAPWKEFHVKNYHRNESYLKAINDRIDEALAEMDDDTRQKTHFIFSAHGTPLLEVRSGDPYTVEIKETMEAVMERREEKNSYWLGFQSKVGPQKWTQPNTVDLVQRHLEYGIKNFLMIPIAFVTDHIETLYELGVELVEDLEEEGFEFENMQVMKGLNDHPDFIKALAEETTHCLRHELDIEELQSDKKESNKVVNA